A part of Brassica rapa cultivar Chiifu-401-42 chromosome A05, CAAS_Brap_v3.01, whole genome shotgun sequence genomic DNA contains:
- the LOC103866792 gene encoding uncharacterized protein LOC103866792: protein MSSSTSVQGEIMDLDLNQEPDSPPGLITEISPWLNELETAHERIEDRLRQLEAIVSRIRERAATVTTTTTTATPSPAPALIPPRDSTAGVIHERSRERLVENDKTYLIAKALNMERTTSVPGGYFDCNICLEKAEDPILTCCGHLFCWGCFYQLPFIYLNIKECPVCDGEVTDTEVIPIYGNGDDDNDGSSKAKREECGIRLPPRPNAKRVESIRQKIITRGNPFIPGPETLEHIRRTIDSIGGLQALAEGHEFGLTNIVTNNRVVQNQHNRLRLLSSFPGLVVDSSEMPPPTSDDAVVAAAFDVDSFVDTTTPSLRTNRRRSSRIAEISPSPSPAVRASIRRNQSGSAAGSSSSPRDFAVAGFGFGSREVATSDSSSSRRRTEDVNNGPRTRSRRRLG from the coding sequence ATGTCATCATCGACTAGTGTTCAAGGAGAGATAATGGATCTTGATCTGAACCAAGAACCAGACTCTCCACCCGGTTTAATCACAGAGATCTCTCCATGGCTAAACGAGCTAGAAACCGCTCACGAGCGGATCGAAGACCGTCTAAGACAGCTCGAAGCCATAGTTTCACGAATCAGGGAACGTGCAGCAACagtcacaacaacaacaacaacagcaacaccATCACCAGCACCTGCTTTAATACCTCCTAGAGACTCAACAGCAGGAGTTATACACGAGCGTTCCAGAGAGAGACTTGTCGAGAACGACAAGACGTATCTGATAGCAAAGGCCTTGAACATGGAGAGAACGACCTCCGTCCCCGGCGGCTACTTTGACTGTAACATATGCTTAGAGAAAGCAGAAGATCCGATCTTAACTTGCTGCGGTCACTTGTTCTGCTGGGGTTGCTTCTACCAGTTGCCATTCATTTACCTTAACATCAAAGAATGCCCTGTCTGCGACGGGGAAGTGACTGACACCGAGGTGATTCCGATATACGGTAATGGAGATGATGATAACGATGGTAGTAGTAAAGCTAAGCGTGAGGAGTGTGGTATCCGCTTACCTCCAAGGCCTAATGCTAAAAGAGTTGAAAGCATCCGTCAAAAGATTATAACCCGGGGCAACCCGTTTATCCCGGGGCCTGAGACGCTGGAGCATATTAGAAGGACTATTGATTCTATTGGAGGGTTACAAGCTTTAGCTGAAGGGCATGAGTTTGGTTTGACCAACATAGTAACCAACAATCGTGTGGTTCAAAATCAACATAATCGTTTGAGGTTGTTGTCTTCTTTCCCAGGTCTTGTGGTAGATAGCTCGGAGATGCCGCCGCCGACGTCTGATGAtgctgttgttgctgctgctttTGATGTTGATAGCTTTGTTGATACAACAACGCCTAGTTTGAGGACTAACCGTCGGAGATCTTCTCGTATTGCGGAGATtagtccttctccttctcctgcAGTACGTGCGTCTATTCGTAGGAACCAAAGTGGTAGTGCTGCAGGTTCATCATCTTCGCCTAGAGATTTTGCTGTTGCcgggtttggttttggttctaGAGAAGTGGCTACTTCAGATTCGTCATCGTCTAGGAGGAGAACTGAAGATGTAAACAATGGACCTCGCACCAGGTCTAGGAGGAGGCTAGGCTAA
- the LOC103866793 gene encoding protein N-terminal asparagine amidohydrolase, translating into MIYVDGVLFPYENSSSSLSSSSQGSSLLLDVMTHPVIISASDSFKNLEEQRVTESCSRKDRYVYIFQREYAVVNPALVDFVGMDEATTCVGLVIRNRRSGVTSIAHMDSPEVVDLGISQMLSLVMEDDSDAAELDVHMVGGYEDVDLKNATGGDDYAKPEGYSFPLCCKLVESLQKRREKIHIQTLFILGHNTKLDAQGNTCPIFNGFLVNTSTGTIVPASFNRSSRCPDELVRRIRVSASFDDPSWKGKLLDTYDTKTDRFIIAPCSWTMRLVEYVWELNQLPDEEILVNCSTSPSAEGPDFIDNERRIWKYLLKYPEWSKTFPKRQPRVFERTANGSWNFVF; encoded by the exons ATGATCTACGTCGACGGAGTGCTCTTTCCATATGAAAACAGctcatcttctctctcttcttcatcgcAG GGAAGCAGCTTGCTTCTCGATGTAATGACACATCCTGTCATAATCTCAGCTTCTGACTCATTCAAGAATCTCGAAGAACAGAGAGTTACAGAGAGCTGTTCAAGAAAAGACAGATACGTTTACATATTCCAAAGAGAATATGCTGTTGTGAATCCAGCCCTTGTTGAT TTTGTTGGCATGGATGAAGCAACAACTTGTGTAGGTCTTGTTATCCGCAACAGAAGATCTGGAGT CACTTCTATTGCGCATATGGATTCACCAGAAGTTGTGGACTTGGGGATAAGCCAGATGTTATCATTGGTTATGGAGGATGACAGTGACGCCGCTGAGTTAGAT GTACATATGGTTGGTGGTTATGAAGATGTGGATTTAAAA AATGCTACTGGTGGAGATGACTATGCCAAACCAGAGGGTTATTCATTTCCTTTGTGTTGCAAATTAGTAGAAAGTCtacagaagagaagagaaaaaatTCACATTCAAACCTTATTTATTCTTGGGCACAACACCAAGCTGGATGCTCAAGGGAACACGTGCCCCATTTTTAATGGATTCCTG GTGAATACCTCCACCGGGACAATTGTCCCAGCCAGTTTCAACAGATCTTCTAGATGTCCGGATGAGCTTGTTCGTAGAATAAGAGTGTCGGCATCATTCGATGATCCTAGCTGGAAGGGGAAGTTACTTGACACATATGACACAAAAACTGATAGATTCATCATCGCACCATGCTCCTG GACAATGCGGCTGGTTGAATACGTTTGGGAGCTGAATCAGCTTCCTGATGAAGAGATTCTTGTCAACTGCTCCACTTCACCTTCTGCTGAAGGTCCAGATTTCATAGACAATGAAAGAAG GATTTGGAAGTATTTACTAAAATATCCAGAATGGAGCAAAACCTTCCCAAAGAGACAACCACGTGTGTTTGAAAGGACTGCCAATGGAAGCTGGAACTTCGTGTTTTGA
- the LOC103866794 gene encoding serine/threonine-protein kinase PRP4 homolog codes for MTKEEEASYSMNDICSNDHNIDDNNNNNTNLKQHEGRAWGTCEELLLACAVKRHGFCDWDSVAAEVRTRTSLSSVFLSADDCRHKYRDLQRRFKESADGDNDATAEEEGGNDIPWLEELRSLRVAELRREVEQYDVSILSLQLKVKKLEEERDGGEKLDLVEEGERKGERSENDGGEKAEESERENRSMNESNSTGSGEKTVGEDEPGQTRGDDVDPDPVNAAEEGSGASDSGELGESGTSGRKWKRKRRKDSDGEIRSAASESQPLIRLLDLIRSHPRGSLFERRVRSQESKDYKSLVKQHLDIETIQRKLTQGSYDSSKLTFYRDLQLLFANVIVFFPSSSSESMAAHELRAIVSEEMRKESGKSSPRLLKASAGMSSIKAEAAETSEQKSSAPLVVCKRRRFVSAKAKASPSSSSFSQKEETKEETVSEENENVETGGRSSKRTANSTKTGKGKNKQKQAEEEAKTEKKVVVSSDKKKSVADFLKRIKKSSPQKEDKDQNKSKKESKPKPRELRSNNVGKKKKAEVENAATPVKRAPGRPPQKKTVEAVATASGKRGRESGSTGKDNKQPKKRSRR; via the exons ATGACGAAGGAAGAAGAAGCATCGTATAGCATGAACGATATTTGCAGTAACGATCACAATATTGatgataacaacaacaacaacactaatCTAAAGCAGCACGAGGGGCGCGCATGGGGCACGTGTGAGGAGCTGTTATTGGCATGCGCCGTTAAGCGACACGGGTTTTGTGACTGGGACTCCGTCGCCGCGGAGGTTCGAACCCGGACCTCTCTCTCCTCCGTCTTTCTCTCCGCTGATGATTGCAGGCACAAGTATCGAGATCTCCAGCGTCGGTTCAAGGAATCCGCCGACGGCGATAACGACGcgacggcggaggaggagggagGGAATGATATCCCGTGGCTGGAAGAGCTGCGTAGCCTCCGTGTGGCGGAGCTCCGTCGTGAGGTTGAACAGTACGACGTTTCGATACT ATCGCTTCAGTTGAAGGTTAAGAAGctagaggaggagagagacggCGGCGAGAAACTAGATCTGGTGGAAGAAGGAGAGAGGAAAGGAGAGAGATCGGAGAACGACGGCGGTGAGAAGGCGGAGGAGTCCGAACGGGAAAACAGGTCGATGAACGAGTCGAACTCGACGGGCTCCGGCGAGAAAACCGTCGGAGAAGACGAACCGGGACAGACTCGTGGTGATGATGTAGATCCCGATCCGGTTAACGCTGCGGAGGAAGGATCGGGAGCGAGTGACTCAGGCGAGTTGGGCGAGTCAGGGACGTCGGGGAGGAAGTGGAAAAGGAAACGACGGAAAGATAGTGACGGAGAGATCAGATCGGCGGCGAGTGAATCGCAGCCGTTGATACGTCTTCTTGATTTGATTCGGTCCCATCCGCGTGGATCTTTGTTCGAACGCCGGGTTCGAAGCCAG GAGAGTAAGGATTACAAGAGCCTGGTTAAGCAACATTTGGACATTGAGACAATACAGAGAAAGCTGACGCAAGGATCCTATGATTCTTCAAAGCTCACTTTTTACAGAGATCTTCAGCTTCTCTTCGCTAATGTGATTGTGTTCTTCCCTTCGTCTTCTTCGGAATCAATGGCTGCTCATGAACTAAGAGCCATTGTTTCTGAAGAAATGAGGAAAGAGAGCGGGAAATCGAGTCCCCGGTTGTTAAAAGCATCAGCAGGTATGAGTAGTATCAAAGCAGAAGCTGCTGAGACATCAGAACAGAAGTCTTCAGCTCCACTTGTCGTTTGTAAGAGGAGAAGATTTGTTTCCGCTAAGGCTAAGGCTTCTCCATCGTCTTCAAGCTTTAGCCAGAAGGAGGAGACGAAAGAGGAGACAGTATCAGAGGAGAATGAGAACGTTGAGACTGGTGGAAGAAGCTCGAAAAGAACAGCTAACAGTACAAAGACGGGCAAAGGGAAGAACAAACAGAAACAGGCGGAGGAGGAGGCGAAAACAGAGAAGAAGGTGGTGGTTTCATCAGATAAGAAGAAGAGCGTGGCTGACTTCTTGAAGAGGATAAAGAAGAGCTCTCCGCAAAAGGAAGATAAAGATCAGAACAAGAGTAAGAAGGAGAGTAAACCGAAACCAAGAGAGCTTAGAAGCAACAATGTGGGTAAAAAGAAAAAGGCTGAGGTGGAGAATGCTGCTACTCCGGTGAAAAGAGCTCCCGGGAGACCACCGCAGAAGAAAACAGTGGAGGCGGTTGCAACCGCCTCAGGGAAACGAGGTAGGGAAAGTGGAAGCACAGGAAAGGACAATAAACAGCCAAAGAAAAGAAGCAGGAGATGA
- the LOC103866796 gene encoding protein EMSY-LIKE 4, translated as MDYESFDSSGTDDDLPPSHRVARGGRVAGNGRPSSLLPPSYPKMYDEVGADMEAQIHQIEKEAYISILRAFKAQADAITWEKESLITELRKELRVSNEEHRELLGRVNADDTIRRIREWRQSGGMQPTMRNAAQVVHDTLPTPSVSASVKKQKLNQPMPSQPFASHPQADLTHQFASSTAKRGPVPIVKGKKHKPGFPGSSSGKPVSYHPSDQPQRGQVMNRVPPGPTSSSEPTNGNDPESFVGRKVRTRWPEDNTFYEAVITKYSPLEGRHALVYDIGTPNETWEWVKLSEISAGDIEWIGEDPRVGNQYGVNGQGHGLNRTTGPNSVPQRGSGLGKTSIKKDFRTSQNGTGKRKHMDIRIRQTNVLIRDVERVLGSHNPDPQEVERAKRMLEEQEQALVGAIAKLGDISDGEHEGGFRR; from the exons GAACAGATGATGATCTGCCTCCATCGCATAGGGTTGCAAGAGGAGGGCGTGTGGCTGGCAACGGAAGACCTTCGAGTCTTCTTCCTCCATCTTACCCTAAGATGTATGATGAAGTTGGTGCTGATATGGAAGCTCAGATTCACCAGATTGAGAAGGAAGCATACATATCTATCCTAAGAGCCTTTAAAGCCCAGGCAGATGCTATCACTTGG GAAAAGGAAAGTCTTATAACTGAGCTGCGTAAAGAGCTGAGAGTGTCCAATGAGGAACATAGAGAGCTTCTTGGTCGTGTTAACGCAGATGATACTATACGAAGGATAAG GGAATGGAGACAATCTGGAGGAATGCAACCAACTATGCGCAATGCTGCTCAAGTGGTTCACGATACCTTGCCAACACCTTCCGTTTCAGCTTCTGTCAAGAAGCAGAAACTAAACCAGCCAATGCCTTCTCAACCCTTCGCTTCACACCCTCAAGCTGATCTTACTCACCAGTTTGCATCATCCACAGCTAAACGAGGACCTGTTCCCATTGTCAAGGGAAAAAAGCATAAACCA GGTTTCCCTGGTTCCTCTTCTGGAAAACCTGTCTCATACCATCCTTCAGATCAACCTCAACGAGGACAAGTCATGAACAGAGTACCACCTGGCCCCACCAGTTCAAGTGAACCCACAAATGGAAACGACCCTGAGTCTTTTGTAGGAAGGAAAGTTAGAACGAGGTGGCCAGAAGACAATACGTTTTACGAGGCTGTCATCACCAAGTACAGTCCACTTGAG GGTCGCCATGCTTTGGTTTATGACATTGGAACACCTAACGAGACATGGGAATGGGTCAAACTCTCAGAG ATATCTGCTGGGGATATTGAGTGGATAGGAGAGGATCCTAGGGTTGGTAATCAATATGGTGTAAACGGACAAGGCCATGGTCTGAATAGAACTACAGGACCAAACAGTGTTCCACAACGGGGAAGCGGTTTGGGAAAGACCAGTATCAAAAAAGACTTCAGAACATCGCAGAATGGAACTGGGAAAAGGAAACATATGGATATACGAATCCGTCAGACCAATGTCCTAATCAGAGAT GTGGAGAGAGTTCTTGGCTCACACAATCCAGATCCTCAAGAAGTTGAAAGAGCTAAGAGAATGTTGGAG GAGCAAGAACAAGCGCTTGTTGGTGCAATCGCAAAGCTTGGAGATATATCCGATGGAGAACACG AAGGTGGCTTTCGTCGCTAA